The Lolium perenne isolate Kyuss_39 chromosome 6, Kyuss_2.0, whole genome shotgun sequence genome segment CGAACGTTAGCCTCGACGCTCTCCCGACTTCTGTGGACTGGAGAACCAAAGGTGCAGTCACTCCCATCAAAgaccaaggccaatgtggtaagcTCATATTCACACGATTACGTGACACCATGTTTCGTAAAGTTGATCTTAGAAATAGTATGCGCGCCACTGAAATTACTAAAGTTTCCACAATTTCAGCTATTTTTTCAGATGTCTTGAACAGTTCTTAGTTTGTCAAAATGGCAAAATTTCTGCTACCTGATAACAATATTTTGAGACATTCTTGATCTGTTATCGTCAGTGACTAACTACCAACATGTGTGTAACTGGAATATTTCAGGttgttgttgggccttctccacggTGGGGTCCGTGGAAGGCATCGTGAAGCTGAGCACTGGGAAACTGATCTCCCTGTCGGAGCAGGAGCTCGTGGACTGTGACGTCGACGGCATGGACCAGGGCTGCGAGGGTGGGCTCATGGACAATGccttcgagttcatcatcgacaaTGGTGGACTCACCACCGAGGGAAACTACCCCTACACCGGCACTGATGGCAGCTGCAACTCCAACAAGGAGTCCAAATCTGCCGCATCCATCACAGGTTATGAGGACGTGCCGGCTAACGACGAAGAGTCACTGCAGAAGGCGGTGGCGGCGCAGCCTGTGTCCATTGCACTCGACGGAGGGGACAACCTCTTCCGGTTCTACAAGGGCGGTATACTCTCCGGCGATTGCGGCACTGAGCTCGACCACGGCATCGTGGCGGTCGGGTACGGCGTAGCTGGAGACGGGACAAAGTACTGGGTGATGAAGAACTCGTGGGGCACGACTTGGGGCGAGAAAGGGTTCATCAGGATGGAGAGGGACATTGCTGACGAGCAAGGCCTGTGCGGACTCGCCATGCAGCCTTCCTACCCGACAGCGTAGCTTTGCTTCACATCATACATGTATACTTCCTACGTTTGACATCTGTACACATATACCACCTGCATGATTGTGTAAACCAGTATGCGCTTATGCATATATGTTCATATACGGGGACAATAATAGTTGTTATTTACTAATGGGGTCTGTGTCTGTCTCATTTGATTACAGTTTTCCTAAACCATAATTGCACTTTTTGAATCGACTGGAACTTTTGATAATTCCAGTCAAGTCAACTGAGAATAGAAAAAACTTTTCTTACGGTAGTTAGTCAATAGCATATATACACAACACAAGACATATCTTTTactcttttttttttgcaaaacacaTACCATTTACATTTGTTTCTCTCGATTCCGTGTAAGTTTGTCTTCTACGGCAACCTAATTTTTAACCGAATAATCACTTGTTAAGTAGTTTTCCTTGACCAAGTCAAATTTGGCGCCTAGCAACATATTCTTATGGTAGTCAACCGGCATGCATACAAAAATGTGTACCATCCTTCCAGGAAACCTAATTTATAACTTGGAAAAACTTAGTTTGGGATTTTTTCCTAATTAAGTCAAAGACCGTAAAAAACTTAGTCACATGTGTATTTGGTTACTAATCGTGGCCCTAACACGCCACTAGTAACCGGTGTACTagttatgtgccggcccgcacatGCGACCAGTCTGGATACTGGTAGCGTGTTGTGTAAgcatgttagagcatctctagcagtaaTTGCCCTCGCTGAAAATAAAAACGGTGAGTTCAGTCTCCCGAATTTTAGGGTTTCGCTGATTTTACTCGAGACGCAGAATAGAAATCAaaacggtgaactgaaaaaaataTCAAACATTGCGGGAATTTTTTGGCGATGAACTTGCGAAATGCAACGAGTTCGATGCTTCGATCATGCTACATGCAAACATAATTAACATGTAAACCATAAATTAACTACTAATCCTTCGACCCGCCTACCTAATTTGACCAATACGGCCGCCTCCCCTACCGCATCTTGCTGCGCGAGCCATGGGGAGCGGAGTAGAGGTCGCGAGAGAGCGGCCGGAATTCCTCGCCGGAGTGCGAGGGTTTTCGCGGTGGAGGAGCGGATGCGgcagaggggagtagggtttcgaAACAGAACTCTCCTCCCCGACCTGGTTAAATAGGAGTTTCTCGGGCCATCGAGAAACTTTTTCGTGCCGAGCCGCTGATTCAGGCTCTAGTATGTGCAGCTTTCGGCctgaacccgtaaatccgccggaaaaatTCAGTTCCGGCAGCAttaacgggctctgttagagatgctccaaCTACTATCTTTATTGGTCACATGCTCATTCCACACGCTACATGAGTAACGTACGTGCTGCCAGTTTTGTTTCGGTCATTATATACAATTAGAATTTAgacataaatatatatagttgaaTTTTTAGCTAATATATTTCAGCAGACGTGGTGCGGTGACCGAGCATACCATTTCATTTTGTAGTATATAAGTTGTTGATACGATATTTATGAAGGggcttcttcacaaatatcacatccctcactatgatacaacagaaacattgcaagtCATAAGCACTTCACAttattattacaaaccatatgtTCACAAGCATCTCAGTATTCTCACAAGTCCAATGAGAACACCATTAGGAGTTAAACTTGTTCAAGGTATTATTACAACTCATAACTACTAAGGTAGACATtatgagagctcaacaacttatttaggtaagccaCTACGCTGCTCCGCTCAACTATGTCTATTGCATGACTCTACTCCCCCGCCCCCACTTCTTCGGTGCCGTAGACTGTCCTATAGTCCACCCCTTCGACACCTCCGGACAAGTCTGGCTCCTCGTAGACCAAGTCATATTCGCCTCGTGTAGGCCTCCTCTTAggtatcacagtctagcaagggtttaGAAGGAAAGTGAGTAAAaaggtactcaacaagttcaaaataagaggtgtttgatgcactagctacaaccattGATCAGAagatctcaggtcaatgcatgtttcgcaaACATTTCTTTAAAAAGTTTatattattctgaaaactatgcccgccagtcttcCCAGAACTTCAcgaagttcctttcctgccgcgttcgtagttcccttcccggaacagagaGTGACAAGCTATAATTTGGTACACTCTTTAGATGTGCGTTACTTTTTacgtaagagaacttatcctcatTGTCAATCGGACGTACctttccgtccacacttccttggtgcgaggcccagtataagaaccaaaccaatcactgccttctccgcgatcatgcatactgatgtctacttccccctccttttcctgtagacagtgttgggcctccaagagcagaggtttgtagaacagcagcaagttttcccttaagtggatcacccaaggtttatcgaactcagggaggaagaggtcaaagatatccctctcatgcaaccctgcaaccacaaagcaagaagtctcttgtgtccccaacacaccaaataggtgcactagttcggcgaagagatagtgaaatacaggtggtatgaataagtatgagcagtagcaacggtgccagaaaatagcttgctggcgtgtagttgatggtggtagtattgtagCAGTAGTAACGCTTGATAAAcaggtaaacaagcagcgatagcagtatttaggaacaaggcctagggattacactttcactagtggacactctcaacattgatcacataacagaatagataaatgcatactctacacttttgttggatgatgaacacattgcgtaggattacacgaaccctcaatgccggagttaacaagctccacaattaatgttcatattttagtaaccttatagtgtaagatagatcaaaagactaaaccaagtactaacatagcatgcacactgtcaccttcatgcatatgtaagaggaatagatcacatcaatactatcatagcaatagttaacttcgcaatctacaagagatcatgatcatagcataaaccaagtactaacacggatgcacacactgtcaccattacatcgtgcaggaggaataaaactattttaataacattgctagagtagcacatagataaattatgatacaaacacattgcaatcataaagagatataaataagcacctcactatgccattcaacagtgaataagtattctgtgaaatatagcctaagagacccacacggtgcacacactgtcacctttacacacgtgggacaaggagtctccggagatcacataagtaaaactcacttgactagcataacgacatctagattacaagcatcatcatatgaatctcaatcatgtaaggcagctcatgagattattgtattgaagcacatatgagagagatgaaccacatagctaccagtacagcccgagcctcgatggagaactactccctcctcatgggagcagcagcggtgatgaagatggcggtggagatggcagcggtgtcgatggaggagccttccgggggcacttccccgttccggcggcgtgccggaacagagactcctgtcccccagatcttggcctcgcgatggcggcggctctggaaggtttctgtgggtttcgtccaacgccatagggtggcgcgggccccccctggccgcgccgccatgtggtttggtgggcctgtgccccctccctggtggctctcgggtgttctggatgcttccggtgaaaataggaacctgggcgttgatttcgtccgattccgagaatatttcgttactaggatttctgaaaccaaaaacagcagaaaacaggaactggcacttcggcatcttgttaataggttagttccagaaaatgcacgaatatgacataaagtgtgcataaaacatgtagataacatcaataatgtggcatagaacataagaaattatcgatacgtcggagacgtatcagcatccccaagcttagttctgctcgtcccgagcaggtaaaacgataacacagataatttctggagtgacatgccatcataatcttgatcatactatttgtaaagcatatgtagtgaatgcagcgatcaaaacaatgtatatgacatgagtaaacaagtgaatcatatagcaaagacttttcatgaatagcacttcaagacaagcatcaataagtcttgcataagagttaactcataaagcaataattcaaagtagagacattgaagcaacataatggaagattaagtttcagcggttgctttcaacttgtaacatgtacatctcatggataattgtcaacatagagtaatataacaagtgcaatatgcaaatatgtaggaatcaatgcacagttcacacaagtgtttgcttcttgaggtagagagaaataggtgaactgactcaacataaaagtaaaagaatggtccttcaaagaggaaaagcatcgattgctatatttgtgctagagctttgattttgaaaacatgaaacaattttgtcaacggtagtaataaagcatatgtatcatgtaaattatatcttacaagttgcaagcctcatgcatagtatactaatagtgcccgcaccttgtcctaattagcttggactaccggatcatcacaatgcacatgttttaaccaagtgtcacaatggggtacctctatgccgcctgtacaaaggtctaaggagaaagctcgcattggatttctcgctattgattattcttcaacttagacatccataccgggacaacatagacaacagataatggactcctcttttatgcataagcatgtaacaacaattaataattttctcatttgagattgaggatatatgtccaaaactgaaacttccaccatggatcatggctttagttagcggcccaatgttcttctctaacaatatgcatgcttaaccataaggtggtagatcgctcttacttcagacaagacgaacatgcatagcaactcacatgaaattcaacaaggaatagttgatggcatccccagaaaacatggttatcgcacaacaagcaacttaataagagataaagtgcataattacatattcaataccacaatagtttttaagctatttgtcccatgagctatatattgcaaaggtgaatgatggaattttaaaggtagcactcaagcaatttactttggaatggcggaaaataccatgtagtaggtaggtatagtggacacaaatggcatagtggttggctcaagtattttggatgcatgagaagtattccctctcgatacaaggtttaggctagcaaggttatttgaaacaaacacaaggatgaaccggtgcagcaaaactcacataaaagacatattgtaaacattataagaatctacatcgtcttccttgttgttcaaagtcaatactagaaattatctagaccttagagaaaccaaatatgcaaaccaaattttagcatgctctatgtatttcttcattaatgggtgcaaagcatatgatgcaagagcttaaacatgagcacaacaattgccaagtatcacattacccaagacatttatagcaattactacatgtatcattttccaattccaaccatataacaatttaacgaagaagaaacttcgccatgaatattatgagctaagaacacatgtgttcatacgaaccagcggagcgtgtctctctcccacacaagcatgatgtaatccaatttattcaaacacaaacaaaaacaaaaacaaaccgacgctccaagcaaagcacataagatgtgatggaataaaaatatagtttcaggggaggaacctgataatgttgtcgatgaagaaggggatgccttgggcatccccaagcttagacgcttgagtcttcttgatatatgcaggggtgaaccaccggggcatccccaagcttagacttttcactcttcttgatcgtagtatatcatcctcctctcttgatccttgaaaacttcctccacaccaaactcgaaacaaactcattagagggttagtgcataatcaaaaactcacatgttcagaggtgacacaatcattcttaacacttctggacattgcctaaagctactggaaggtaatggaacaaagaaatccacccaacacagcgaaagaagcaatgcgaaataaaaggcagaatctgtcaaaacagaacagtccgtaaagacgaattttaaaatggcaccagacttgctcagatgaaaattcccaaattgaatgaaagttgcgtacatatctgaggatcactcacgtaaattggcataattttctgagttacctacagagaattttgcccagatccgtgacagcaaagaaaacagtttctgcgcagtaatccaaatctagtattgactttactatcaaagactttacttggcacaacaaaacacaaaactaagataaggagaggttgctacagtagtaaacaacttccaagacacaaatataaaataaagtactgtagcaaaataacacatgggttatctcccaagaagttctttctttatagccgttaagatgggctcagcagttttaatgatgcactcgcgagaaatagtatttgaagcaaaagagagcatcaagaggcaaattcaaaacacatttaagtctaacatgcttcctatacataggaatcttgtaaataaacaagttcatgaagagcaaagtaacaagcataggaagataaaacaagtatagcttcaaaaatttcagcacatagagaggtgttttagtaacatgaaaatttctacaaccatattttcctctctcataataactttcagtagtgtcatgagcaaactcaacaatataactatcacataaagcattcttatcatgagtctcatgcataaaattattactctccacataggcataatcaattttattagttgtagtgggagcaaattcaacaaagtagctatcattattattctcatcaacaaatataggaggcatattgtaatcataatcaaattcactctccatagtaggtagcaccaaaagaccaatatcattataatcatcataaataggaggcaaagtatcatcaaagaaaattttctcctcaatgcttgggggactaaaaagatcatgctcatcaaaaccagcttccccaagcttagaattttccatagcattagcaacaatagtgttcaaagcattcatattaatgacattcccattagcatgcatataaagttccatgggttttttaattctttcttcaaacacatcatgtcctaattcaagataaagttcataaagatctctcatatttttgttgttttccattatgcctaactagtgtaaacaagaaacaaaaagatgcaattgcaggatcgaaaggaaatagcttcgagtacttacaacggcgaaaatagcttagtagccgagatccggagtgtgagcaccttttacctttcctccccggcaacggcgccagaaaatagcttgatgtctacttccccctccttttcctgtagacagtgttgggcctccaagagcagaggtttgtagaacagcagcaagttttcccttaagtggatcacccaaggtttatcgaactcagggaggaagaggtcaaagatatccctctcatgcaaccctgcaaccacaaagcaagaagtctcttgtgtccccaacacaccaaataggtgcactagttcggcgaagagatagtgaaatacaggtggtatgaataagtatgagcagtagcaacggtgccagaaaatagcttgctggcatgtagttgatggtggtagtattgcagcagtaatgtgcaaagaaaacagtaaacaagcagcgatagcagtatttaggaacaaggcctagggattacactttcactagtggacactctcaacattgatcacataacagaatagataaatgcatactctacacttttgttggatgatgaacacattgcgtaggattacacgaaccctcaatgccggagttaacaagctccacaattaatgttcatattttagtaaccttatagtgtaagatagatcaaaagactaaaccaagtactaacatagcatgcacactgtcaccttcatgcatatgtaggaggaatagatcacatcaatactatcatagcaatagttaacttcgcaatctacaagagatcatgatcatagcataaaccaagtactaacacggatgcacacactgtcaccattacatcgtgcaggaggaataaaactactttaataacattgctagagtagcacatagataaattatgatacaaacacattgcaatcataaagagatataaataagcacctcactatgccattcaacagtgaataagtattctgtgaaatatagcctaagagacccacacggtgcacacactatcacctttacacacgtgggacaaggagtctccggagatcacataagtaaaactcacttgactagcataacgacatctagattacaagcatcatcatatgaatctcaatcatgtaaggcagctcatgagattattgtattgaagcacatatgagagagatgaaccacatagctaccggtacagccccgagcctcg includes the following:
- the LOC127310490 gene encoding senescence-specific cysteine protease SAG39, which encodes MAYSPGFLVAILVCACALSAQAARDLAEDRSIVARHEEWMAKYGRVYNDDAEKARRLEVFKANVAFIESVNSGTDKFWLEANQFADITEDEFKAKYTGYKAPAGGNKGKTTGFKYANVSLDALPTSVDWRTKGAVTPIKDQGQCGCCWAFSTVGSVEGIVKLSTGKLISLSEQELVDCDVDGMDQGCEGGLMDNAFEFIIDNGGLTTEGNYPYTGTDGSCNSNKESKSAASITGYEDVPANDEESLQKAVAAQPVSIALDGGDNLFRFYKGGILSGDCGTELDHGIVAVGYGVAGDGTKYWVMKNSWGTTWGEKGFIRMERDIADEQGLCGLAMQPSYPTA